A genome region from Candidatus Manganitrophus noduliformans includes the following:
- a CDS encoding lysophospholipid acyltransferase family protein: MKISKKLVRSFIFAALTSVAFLTRPLSWKWGVRLGGVIGSLLYYLLRRERAKSLEGLRIAFGSDKPERELHQILKKSFQNLGKGLIEIINFGNLKPEQSESLITIEGEEYLKEAECEGNGTILITGHLGNWELMAAALSLRGYPLHVIAAPLYDPRIDEWIVRHRSRFQVETISRGSPSSSKKILGVLRKKEILGLLIDQDTKVNGVFVNFFNKKAYTPAGAAELALRSGAATMMCFITRLPNDHHRISIEKPMTLAQSTEHSKDVEINTARFTSRIEEHIKQYPDQWVWMHRRWKTKPEKNGPE, encoded by the coding sequence ATGAAAATTTCGAAAAAACTCGTTCGCTCCTTCATCTTTGCCGCGTTGACCTCGGTTGCTTTTTTAACCCGGCCGCTCTCCTGGAAATGGGGGGTTCGCCTCGGCGGCGTGATCGGCTCCCTCCTTTATTACCTTCTCCGGAGAGAACGGGCCAAGTCGCTGGAGGGGCTTCGGATCGCTTTCGGCTCCGATAAACCGGAGCGGGAGCTCCACCAGATTCTGAAAAAGAGTTTTCAAAATCTGGGGAAGGGGCTGATTGAGATCATCAATTTCGGAAACCTGAAGCCCGAGCAGAGCGAGTCGTTGATTACAATCGAAGGGGAAGAATATCTCAAAGAAGCCGAATGCGAGGGAAACGGAACGATTCTGATTACCGGCCACCTCGGCAATTGGGAGCTGATGGCGGCGGCGCTGTCGCTTCGCGGCTATCCGCTCCATGTGATCGCCGCCCCCCTTTACGACCCGCGCATCGACGAATGGATCGTGCGACATCGATCCCGCTTTCAGGTGGAGACGATCAGCCGGGGGAGCCCCTCTTCGTCAAAGAAAATCTTAGGCGTTCTGAGAAAGAAAGAAATCCTCGGTCTTCTGATCGATCAGGACACCAAGGTCAACGGCGTCTTTGTCAATTTTTTCAACAAAAAAGCATACACTCCGGCCGGCGCCGCGGAGCTCGCGCTGCGAAGCGGGGCGGCGACGATGATGTGCTTTATCACGCGGCTTCCGAACGACCATCATCGGATCAGCATCGAGAAACCGATGACCCTGGCGCAGAGCACCGAACATTCAAAAGACGTTGAGATCAATACGGCGCGCTTTACCTCCCGAATTGAAGAGCACATCAAACAGTATCCCGATCAATGGGTCTGGATGCATCGACGCTGGAAAACGAAGCCGGAGAAAAATGGTCCAGAATAA
- a CDS encoding KdsC family phosphatase, which produces MKRRPVPLSQRRRKAMRIRYLLLDVDGVMTDGTLYFDENGREIKGFSIYDGHGIRLLQKARIGVGIISGRSSTVVAWRAKELGIEDVHQGSRDKEAAYEMIKAKHRLQDEAVAFIGDDLIDLTLLRRVGFSIAVASAVDAVKQEVDWVTKKKGGEGAVREVIDFILSAQASHTKTPFS; this is translated from the coding sequence GTGAAGCGCCGGCCGGTCCCCCTTTCTCAGCGACGGCGGAAGGCGATGCGAATCCGCTATCTCCTTCTTGATGTCGACGGGGTGATGACCGACGGAACCCTCTATTTTGATGAGAACGGACGGGAGATCAAAGGGTTTTCGATTTATGACGGCCACGGCATCCGGCTCTTGCAAAAGGCCCGGATCGGCGTCGGAATTATTTCCGGCCGATCTTCGACCGTGGTCGCTTGGCGGGCCAAAGAGCTCGGCATCGAGGATGTGCATCAGGGAAGCCGGGACAAAGAGGCCGCATACGAAATGATCAAAGCAAAACATCGTCTGCAAGATGAAGCGGTCGCTTTCATCGGGGACGATCTGATCGATCTTACTTTGCTTCGGAGGGTCGGCTTTTCGATCGCGGTCGCCAGCGCGGTCGATGCCGTCAAACAGGAAGTCGATTGGGTCACAAAAAAAAAGGGAGGGGAGGGAGCCGTTCGGGAAGTCATCGATTTCATCCTCTCTGCTCAGGCTTCACACACGAAAACACCGTTTTCTTAA
- a CDS encoding KpsF/GutQ family sugar-phosphate isomerase, whose product MILEEGKRVLRIEAQAITDLIDRMDGRFVEAVALCYNSKGRIVVVGMGKSGLIGKKIAATLASTGTPAFFLHPAEGIHGDLGMVSKEDVALLISNSGETEEILRILPSIKRMDLKMITLTGNVKSTLAKMSDVILDISIREEACPLGLAPTASTTATLAMGDALAVALLQQRGFRKEDFAFFHPGGSLGRQLLLKVEDAMHVGNNIPKVAEETPMREVVLEMTAKKLGMTTVLNAAGKLAGVITDGDLRRLIKKIDHEGRDIFSLPAREVMNRSPKTISKEALTAQAIHMMESHAITTLVVAGSDGHVDGILHLHDLLKKGVV is encoded by the coding sequence ATGATCTTGGAAGAAGGCAAGCGGGTCCTCAGAATCGAGGCCCAGGCGATCACCGATCTGATCGATCGGATGGACGGCCGATTCGTCGAGGCGGTCGCGCTTTGCTACAACAGTAAAGGCCGCATTGTGGTCGTCGGCATGGGAAAATCAGGGTTGATCGGGAAGAAAATCGCGGCGACCCTCGCCAGCACCGGCACCCCGGCCTTTTTTCTTCATCCCGCGGAGGGGATCCACGGCGACCTCGGCATGGTCTCGAAAGAAGATGTCGCCCTTCTGATCTCCAACAGCGGGGAGACCGAGGAGATCCTTCGAATCTTGCCGTCGATCAAGCGGATGGATCTAAAAATGATCACCCTGACCGGAAACGTCAAATCGACCCTGGCGAAGATGAGCGATGTCATCCTCGATATTTCGATTCGGGAAGAAGCCTGCCCGCTCGGGCTGGCGCCGACGGCGAGCACCACCGCCACCTTGGCGATGGGAGATGCGCTGGCGGTCGCGCTCCTTCAGCAGAGGGGATTCCGAAAAGAGGACTTCGCCTTCTTTCATCCCGGCGGCTCCCTTGGGCGACAACTTCTGCTCAAGGTCGAAGACGCCATGCACGTCGGGAACAACATTCCGAAAGTGGCCGAGGAGACGCCGATGAGAGAGGTCGTCCTGGAGATGACCGCCAAAAAACTCGGGATGACGACCGTGTTAAACGCCGCCGGAAAATTGGCGGGGGTGATCACCGACGGCGATCTTCGGCGGCTGATCAAAAAAATCGATCACGAAGGACGCGATATCTTTTCCCTGCCGGCGCGCGAGGTGATGAATCGGAGTCCGAAAACCATCTCGAAGGAAGCGCTGACGGCGCAGGCGATTCACATGATGGAGTCGCACGCGATCACCACCCTCGTGGTGGCGGGGTCCGACGGGCATGTCGACGGCATCCTTCATCTTCATGATCTCCTCAAAAAAGGGGTCGTCTAA
- the kdsA gene encoding 3-deoxy-8-phosphooctulonate synthase, producing MRLGDGIFFLIAGPCVIESEDLVLKTAEQIARIAAAHKVPLIFKSSYDKANRTAVSSFRGMGMEEGLKILQKVKEKVGVPVLSDVHGPEEATAAAEVLDVLQIPAFLCRQTDLLLAAGKTGKVVNVKKGQFLAPWDMANVVEKLESTGNRKIFLTERGASFGYNNLVSDMRSLVIMRRTGYPVVFDGTHSVQLPGGGGKVSSGQREFVLPLTRAAVAAGCDGLFLEVHPSPDQAPSDGPNMIDPGQLNQLLGQVGRILRALEDGGER from the coding sequence ATGCGGTTAGGGGATGGGATTTTTTTTCTCATCGCCGGCCCCTGCGTCATCGAAAGCGAAGATCTCGTCTTAAAGACGGCGGAGCAGATCGCCCGGATCGCCGCCGCGCACAAGGTTCCGCTCATCTTCAAATCCTCCTATGACAAAGCGAACCGGACCGCCGTCAGCTCCTTCCGGGGAATGGGGATGGAGGAGGGGCTGAAAATCCTCCAAAAGGTGAAAGAGAAGGTCGGCGTTCCGGTCCTCTCCGATGTTCATGGGCCTGAAGAAGCGACCGCCGCCGCCGAGGTCCTCGACGTGCTGCAGATCCCGGCCTTTCTCTGCCGGCAGACCGATCTGCTCCTCGCCGCCGGAAAAACCGGCAAGGTGGTCAACGTGAAGAAGGGGCAGTTTCTCGCCCCCTGGGACATGGCTAACGTGGTCGAGAAGCTGGAGTCGACCGGGAACCGGAAAATCTTCCTGACCGAACGGGGCGCCAGCTTCGGATATAACAATCTGGTCAGTGACATGCGCTCTCTGGTCATCATGCGGCGGACCGGCTATCCAGTCGTCTTCGACGGCACCCATAGCGTCCAGCTGCCGGGAGGGGGGGGGAAAGTCTCCTCCGGCCAGCGGGAGTTCGTCCTGCCGTTGACGCGGGCCGCCGTGGCCGCAGGCTGCGACGGCCTCTTTCTGGAGGTCCATCCCTCTCCGGACCAGGCTCCGTCGGACGGGCCGAACATGATCGATCCGGGGCAGTTGAATCAACTCCTTGGACAGGTCGGACGGATTCTCCGAGCGCTGGAAGACGGAGGAGAGCGTTAA
- a CDS encoding CTP synthase: protein MKKKQTKTKYIFVTGGVVSSLGKGLSAAAIGNLLESRGLSITFLKLDPYINVDPGTMNPYQHGEVFVTDDGTETDLDLGHYERYTSARMSKKNNYTTGKIYNNVITKERRGDYLGGTVQVVPHITDEIKRCIKAVGNGIDVAIVEIGGTVGDIESLPFLEAIRQFPFDIGRENVLYIHLTLVPFIKAAEELKTKPTQHSVNKMREIGIQPDILLCRTDRFISADLKRKIALFCNVEQEAVITAKDVDSIYEVPLVFHQEKLDETIIKKLKLKAKAPQFKSWEKIVQVIKHPQDEVQIALVGKYVDLKDSYKSLCESLIHGGIGNKVRVVIDWVNSERLEEEGVEPVLKGSHGVLVASGFGNRGIEGKISAIEYAREREIPFFGICLGMQCAVIEFARHIAGLSKANSSEFEPKSPDPVIDLLPDQRRVQEKGATMRLGAYPCRVEKGTKAYEAYQQTEVSERHRHRYEFNNRYRELLTKQGLVLSGLSPDGKLVEIIELADHPWFLAVQFHPEFKSRPQEPHPLFREFIKASLKHKRAGG, encoded by the coding sequence GTGAAGAAAAAGCAAACCAAAACAAAATATATCTTCGTGACCGGCGGCGTGGTTTCCTCCCTTGGGAAGGGTCTCTCGGCCGCGGCGATCGGGAATTTGCTCGAATCCCGCGGGCTCTCGATCACCTTTCTTAAACTGGACCCCTACATCAACGTCGATCCCGGCACGATGAATCCTTATCAACACGGCGAGGTCTTCGTCACCGACGACGGCACGGAGACCGATCTTGACCTGGGGCATTACGAGCGCTACACCTCGGCCAGGATGTCGAAGAAAAACAACTACACCACCGGAAAAATCTACAACAACGTCATCACCAAGGAGCGGCGGGGAGATTATCTCGGCGGGACGGTGCAGGTCGTTCCCCACATCACCGATGAAATCAAGCGCTGCATCAAGGCGGTCGGGAACGGAATCGACGTGGCGATCGTCGAAATCGGCGGGACGGTCGGCGATATCGAAAGCCTCCCGTTTCTGGAAGCGATCCGCCAGTTTCCCTTCGACATCGGAAGAGAAAACGTCCTCTATATTCACCTCACCCTGGTCCCGTTCATCAAGGCGGCCGAGGAGCTGAAGACCAAGCCGACCCAGCACAGCGTCAACAAGATGCGCGAGATCGGCATTCAGCCCGACATCCTCCTCTGCCGGACCGACCGCTTTATTTCCGCCGATCTGAAAAGGAAGATCGCCCTCTTCTGCAACGTCGAGCAAGAAGCGGTCATTACCGCGAAAGATGTCGACAGCATCTATGAGGTGCCGCTCGTCTTTCACCAAGAAAAACTGGACGAAACGATCATCAAAAAGTTGAAGCTGAAGGCGAAGGCGCCGCAGTTCAAGAGCTGGGAGAAAATCGTTCAGGTCATCAAACACCCTCAGGACGAAGTCCAAATCGCCCTCGTCGGGAAATATGTCGATCTCAAAGATTCGTACAAAAGCCTTTGCGAGTCGCTGATTCACGGCGGAATCGGAAACAAGGTGCGGGTCGTGATCGACTGGGTGAACAGCGAGCGATTGGAAGAGGAGGGGGTCGAACCGGTCCTGAAGGGATCCCACGGCGTCCTCGTGGCGAGCGGCTTCGGAAACCGGGGAATCGAGGGGAAGATCTCGGCGATTGAATATGCGCGGGAGCGGGAGATTCCCTTTTTCGGCATCTGTCTCGGGATGCAGTGCGCGGTCATCGAGTTTGCCAGACACATCGCCGGGCTCTCCAAGGCAAACAGCTCCGAATTCGAACCGAAAAGCCCCGACCCGGTGATCGATCTCCTTCCCGATCAGCGCCGCGTTCAAGAGAAGGGGGCGACGATGCGGCTCGGCGCCTACCCCTGCCGCGTGGAGAAGGGAACGAAAGCCTACGAGGCCTATCAGCAGACCGAGGTCTCCGAGCGGCACCGCCACCGGTATGAATTCAACAACCGGTACCGGGAGCTTCTGACCAAACAGGGACTCGTCCTCTCCGGTTTATCCCCGGATGGGAAGCTGGTCGAGATCATCGAGCTGGCGGACCACCCCTGGTTTCTCGCCGTTCAGTTCCATCCCGAGTTTAAATCGCGGCCGCAAGAGCCGCACCCCCTCTTCCGGGAGTTCATCAAGGCGTCGCTGAAACATAAACGGGCCGGGGGCTGA
- the kdsB gene encoding 3-deoxy-manno-octulosonate cytidylyltransferase, whose translation MKMTADSVLVVIPARYPSTRFPGKPLADLNGKPMIQHVWERATAAKRPNRILVATDDERIAQAVRRFGGEVMMTSSDHRTGTERVAEVAAQFPALQVMNLQGDLPLFQPATLDRLIESGGKLIQRGEADLITAKSAITSEEEVFSPHSVKVVSNEREEALYFSRSPIPYVEKDAFSKKGAFTFYKHYGIYLYHKDFLLHIAKSPEGSLEKMERLEQLRVLEQGGRVRVLEIEKEEARFFWEVNTPEDLVKAKEILNADSSRNLALGGFQ comes from the coding sequence ATGAAAATGACCGCGGATTCGGTTTTGGTGGTCATCCCGGCGAGATATCCCTCCACCCGGTTTCCGGGAAAACCGCTCGCCGATTTGAACGGAAAACCGATGATCCAGCATGTCTGGGAGCGGGCGACGGCGGCAAAGCGCCCGAACCGTATCCTGGTTGCAACGGATGACGAACGGATCGCTCAAGCGGTCCGACGCTTCGGTGGGGAGGTGATGATGACCTCGTCGGATCACCGGACCGGGACAGAGCGGGTGGCGGAGGTCGCCGCGCAGTTCCCCGCTTTACAGGTCATGAACCTTCAAGGCGATCTCCCCCTTTTTCAGCCCGCAACGCTCGACCGGCTGATTGAAAGCGGCGGCAAGTTGATCCAACGAGGGGAGGCCGACTTGATCACGGCCAAATCGGCGATCACAAGCGAGGAAGAAGTTTTCTCCCCGCATTCGGTCAAAGTGGTTTCGAATGAACGGGAAGAGGCCCTTTATTTTTCGCGGTCTCCCATCCCTTACGTTGAAAAAGACGCGTTCTCCAAAAAGGGCGCATTCACCTTTTATAAACATTACGGTATTTATCTCTACCACAAAGATTTTCTCCTCCACATCGCCAAATCGCCGGAGGGAAGCTTGGAGAAGATGGAGCGGCTTGAGCAGCTCCGCGTTCTGGAACAGGGGGGAAGGGTCCGCGTCCTTGAGATTGAAAAAGAAGAGGCCCGTTTTTTCTGGGAGGTCAATACACCGGAAGATCTGGTCAAGGCGAAAGAGATTTTAAATGCCGACTCCTCACGCAATTTAGCACTCGGAGGGTTCCAGTGA